In a genomic window of Lepisosteus oculatus isolate fLepOcu1 chromosome 3, fLepOcu1.hap2, whole genome shotgun sequence:
- the LOC102683909 gene encoding G-protein coupled receptor 54-like, with amino-acid sequence MVETTPTAVNSANNSGLSFCHNGLDLSIPSEGSEAAFSLGSGCNGSIVKEQPSPPLLVDAWLVPLFFALIMLVGLIGNSLVIYVVTKHRQMRTVTNFYIANLATTDIIFLVCCVPFTATLYPLPSWVFGDFMCRIVNYLQQVTAQATCITLSAMSVDRCYATVYPLQSLRHRTPRVAMAVSVSIWLGSFVLSVPVAIYQRLESGYWYGPQTYCTESFPSAYHQKAFILYTFLAVYLLPLITICFCYAFMLKRMSRPVVEPVDNNYQVQLLAERSEAMRTKISKMVVVIVVLFTICWGPIQFFILLQAFYSNFRRSYATYKIKIWAHCMSYSNSSVNPIVYAFMGANFRKSFKKAFPFIFKQRVGTTGVAAVNTEMQFVSSGT; translated from the exons ATGGTGGAAACAACTCCAACTGCAGTGAACTCAGCGAATAATTCTGGACTGTCCTTTTGTCACAATGGCTTGGATCTCAGCATACCCTCAGAAGGATCAGAGGCTGCTTTTTCTCTGGGCTCAGGGTGCAATGGGTCAATTGTCAAAGAGCAACCAAGCCCTCCACTGCTGGTTGATGCCTGGCTCGTTCCTCTGTTTTTTGCCCTAATTATGTTGGTAGGGCTGATAGGAAACTCTTTAGTGATTTATGTGGTTACTAAGCACCGACAGATGAGGACTGTCACCAATTTTTACATAG CAAATCTGGCAACAACAGATATCATATTTCTGGTTTGCTGTGTGCCTTTCACTGCTACTCTCTACCCACTGCCAAGCTGGGTGTTTGGAGACTTTATGTGCAGAATTGTGAACTATCTGCAACAG GTAACAGCCCAGGCAACATGCATCACCCTAAGTGCGATGAGTGTTGACCGCTGTTATGCCACGGTCTACCCACTGCAATCACTGCGCCACCGCACTCCCAGAGTAGCGATGGCCGTTAGTGTGAGCATCTGGCTAG GTTCTTTTGTTCTGTCTGTGCCAGTTGCCATATACCAGAGGCTGGAGTCAGGATACTGGTATGGACCTCAGACGTACTGCACAGAATCTTTCCCTTCAGCATACCACCAGAAGGCTTTCATTCTCTATACCTTCCTGGCCGTTTACCTTCTACCCCTTATTACCATCTGTTTTTGCTATgcattcatgctgaaaagaatgaGCAGGCCAGTTGTTGAACCAGTAGATAACAACTATCAG GTCCAGCTTTTGGCAGAGAGGTCGGAAGCCATGCGCACAAAGATTTCCAAGATGGTGGTTGTGATCGTCGTGCTCTTTACTATCTGCTGGGGCCCCATTCAGTTCTTCATCCTCTTACAGGCCTTCTACTCCAACTTTCGTAGGAGCTATGCGACATACAAGATCAAAATATGGGCTCACTGCATGTCCTACTCCAACTCATCTGTCAATCCGATTGTGTATGCTTTCATGGGGGCCAACTTCAGAAAgtcctttaaaaaggcctttcCTTTCATCTTCAAACAGCGCGTCGGCACCACTGGAGTTGCAGCTGTGAACACTGAAATGCAATTCGTTTCATCGGGAACATAA